The following proteins are encoded in a genomic region of Sulfurimonas sp. HSL3-7:
- a CDS encoding DUF2779 domain-containing protein, which yields MSLSKSLYTRGIQCPKSLWLKKYKPDILTPPDAAALARFETGNIVGDLACNLFPGGREVAYDASGFKKMAGTTKRWLDEGLEYIYEATFIYEGIVIMADILCNTPEGVEIYEVKSSTDVKEIYLHDVSIQRYVLERLGYSVKNCHVVHIDSSYVRGEELDLNGLFTIVDVSDEVDALMEGVPVKLAEFEACLGDRENEPGIEIGKQCKNPYDCDALHYCWKVQREIPDYSVFNIFNLGSRKQVELYGQGIVRIEDIPDDYPMTAAQRQKVANWKSRASRIDKEKINAFLETLRYPLYHLDFESFQQAVPEWRGVSPYQQIPFQYSLHIERADGTLEHREYLAEEGSDPRHGLAERLIEDIPDNVTVLAYNMSFEKGVIEKLAADYEELADHLRRINENMRDLMLPFQKQYYVTPQMQGSYSIKYVLPALVPEMARAYKELDGVQNGSEAMNAFAKLSGMEPEEKEKTRHALLAYCKLDTLAMVKVLEKLKASVLR from the coding sequence ATGTCCCTTTCCAAATCCCTCTACACCCGCGGCATCCAGTGCCCCAAATCACTCTGGCTGAAAAAGTACAAGCCTGACATTTTAACCCCTCCCGATGCGGCGGCGCTGGCGCGGTTCGAGACGGGGAACATCGTCGGTGATCTTGCGTGCAATCTCTTCCCCGGCGGGCGGGAGGTTGCCTACGATGCTTCCGGTTTCAAGAAGATGGCCGGGACGACGAAGCGGTGGCTTGACGAGGGGCTGGAGTACATCTACGAGGCGACCTTCATCTATGAGGGGATCGTCATCATGGCCGACATTTTGTGCAATACCCCCGAAGGGGTGGAGATCTATGAGGTCAAAAGCTCCACCGATGTCAAAGAGATCTATCTGCATGACGTCTCCATACAGCGCTACGTCCTCGAACGTCTGGGGTACAGCGTCAAAAACTGCCATGTGGTGCACATCGACAGCTCCTACGTTCGGGGTGAGGAGCTTGACCTGAACGGCCTTTTCACGATCGTCGATGTCAGCGATGAGGTCGATGCCTTGATGGAGGGTGTGCCGGTGAAGCTGGCCGAGTTCGAAGCCTGTCTGGGCGACCGCGAGAACGAGCCCGGCATCGAGATCGGAAAGCAGTGCAAAAACCCCTACGACTGCGATGCGTTGCACTACTGCTGGAAGGTGCAGAGGGAGATCCCCGACTACTCCGTTTTCAACATCTTCAACCTCGGCAGCAGGAAGCAGGTCGAGCTGTACGGGCAGGGGATCGTGAGGATCGAAGATATCCCCGACGACTACCCGATGACGGCGGCGCAGAGACAAAAAGTGGCGAACTGGAAAAGCCGGGCGAGCCGGATCGACAAAGAGAAGATCAACGCCTTTTTGGAGACGTTGAGGTACCCTCTCTACCATCTCGACTTCGAGAGCTTTCAGCAGGCGGTCCCCGAGTGGAGAGGGGTCAGCCCCTATCAGCAGATACCGTTCCAGTATTCGCTGCATATAGAACGCGCAGACGGCACTTTGGAGCACAGAGAGTATTTGGCAGAAGAGGGGAGTGACCCGCGGCACGGGCTCGCAGAGAGGCTGATCGAAGACATCCCGGACAATGTGACGGTGCTGGCCTACAACATGAGCTTCGAGAAGGGGGTCATCGAAAAGCTGGCGGCCGACTATGAAGAACTGGCAGACCATCTGCGCCGCATCAACGAAAACATGCGCGACCTGATGCTCCCTTTCCAAAAGCAGTACTACGTCACGCCGCAGATGCAGGGGAGCTACTCCATCAAGTACGTCCTGCCCGCACTGGTGCCGGAGATGGCACGCGCCTATAAAGAGCTCGACGGCGTGCAGAACGGCAGCGAAGCGATGAACGCCTTTGCCAAGCTTTCAGGCATGGAGCCGGAAGAGAAAGAGAAGACCCGTCATGCTCTGCTGGCGTACTGTAAGCTTGACACACTGGCGATGGTAAAAGTGTTGGAGAAACTGAAAGCAAGTGTACTCAGATGA
- a CDS encoding sensor domain-containing diguanylate cyclase has translation MWKRFVTNGFRFTSNDAEYRRVYIINVSILLISLTLLFFSIYNAIVIDYQVLAAVELAAFILLMGLLCYFHKTSNIKVTAYGVLLLAFLVLAALMVIVENREYALYWLIVFSPIAIFLLGYKMGVVVNMLFLAYFLAFMLQGYGEWKPAVFDVTSIINVVFAFLFLVSFIAYFDLSREEAGRALQRQSRKLEEEHAMLDRYAIVCTFDLDGNISYVSRAFTELSGYSNKELIGRKHLIDHCGMDKATFNEMWSTVGNKEVWSGELRNRNKEGGMYWMHATVEPVFDDSDGKPIGYRLIGEDVTDKKRVEELAISDYLTRLYNRVKLDEELSKEILRSVRYKTPFCVILLDIDHFKSVNDSHGHQMGDTVLKEIAQILKENTRKVDTAGRWGGEEFLVITPFAGIDEGVQTAEKLRTEIESREFERIGTQTASFGIAEYREGDTMESLTERVDKALYRAKSKGRNRVES, from the coding sequence ATGTGGAAACGGTTTGTCACCAACGGCTTCAGGTTCACCTCCAACGACGCGGAGTACCGTCGCGTCTATATCATCAATGTCTCCATACTTTTAATCAGCTTGACGCTTCTGTTTTTCAGCATCTACAATGCTATTGTTATTGACTATCAGGTACTTGCGGCCGTTGAACTGGCCGCTTTTATCCTGCTGATGGGACTGCTCTGCTATTTTCATAAAACGTCCAATATCAAAGTCACGGCCTACGGTGTTCTGCTGCTGGCCTTTCTTGTGCTCGCCGCTCTAATGGTGATCGTCGAAAACCGCGAATACGCCCTCTACTGGCTGATCGTTTTCTCTCCGATCGCTATCTTTTTGCTGGGGTATAAGATGGGGGTCGTGGTGAACATGCTTTTTCTGGCATATTTTCTGGCATTTATGCTGCAAGGCTACGGGGAGTGGAAACCCGCGGTATTTGACGTGACATCGATCATCAATGTGGTTTTTGCATTTCTCTTCCTTGTCTCGTTCATCGCCTATTTTGACCTGAGCCGCGAAGAGGCGGGCCGCGCCCTGCAGCGGCAGAGCCGAAAGCTTGAGGAGGAGCACGCCATGCTTGATCGGTATGCCATTGTCTGCACCTTTGATCTTGACGGCAATATAAGCTATGTGAGCAGGGCTTTTACCGAGCTCTCAGGCTACAGCAATAAGGAGCTGATCGGGCGGAAGCATCTCATCGACCACTGCGGTATGGACAAGGCGACCTTTAACGAGATGTGGTCGACCGTCGGCAATAAAGAGGTATGGAGCGGAGAGCTCCGAAACAGGAACAAAGAGGGCGGGATGTACTGGATGCACGCTACGGTCGAGCCGGTCTTCGATGATAGCGACGGCAAACCGATCGGTTACCGTCTGATCGGCGAGGATGTCACCGATAAAAAACGGGTGGAGGAACTGGCTATCTCGGACTATCTGACCAGGCTCTACAACCGCGTCAAGCTTGACGAGGAGCTCTCAAAAGAGATCTTGCGGTCGGTGCGCTACAAGACCCCTTTTTGCGTCATTCTTCTCGATATCGACCACTTTAAAAGTGTCAACGACAGCCACGGTCACCAGATGGGCGACACCGTGCTCAAAGAGATCGCACAGATACTGAAAGAAAATACCCGTAAGGTCGATACTGCGGGACGCTGGGGCGGCGAAGAATTTTTGGTCATAACCCCCTTTGCCGGCATCGACGAGGGTGTGCAGACCGCTGAAAAACTGCGCACCGAGATCGAGAGCCGGGAATTCGAGAGAATAGGTACCCAGACCGCCAGTTTCGGCATAGCCGAGTACCGTGAAGGCGATACGATGGAGAGCCTGACGGAACGTGTCGACAAGGCACTTTACCGTGCAAAGAGCAAGGGGCGCAACCGGGTTGAAAGCTAG
- a CDS encoding cupin domain-containing protein, which translates to MRMNKNDIPVKIDIPGAKARQQVDFGDATGYGKISGEYFSLGAGADIEPLLKGLEGDLCQCPHWGHILEGQLTVTYADDSKEIVKTGDMFYWPPGHTVRADNDTELVLFSPQHEHSMVMDHMLKKLNG; encoded by the coding sequence ATGCGAATGAACAAAAACGATATCCCCGTCAAGATCGACATACCGGGTGCAAAAGCCAGGCAGCAGGTCGACTTCGGCGACGCTACGGGGTACGGGAAGATCAGCGGGGAGTACTTCTCCCTGGGTGCAGGGGCGGACATTGAACCGCTGTTGAAAGGGCTGGAAGGCGACCTCTGCCAATGCCCGCACTGGGGCCACATACTCGAAGGCCAACTGACGGTGACCTACGCCGACGACTCCAAAGAGATCGTCAAGACAGGCGACATGTTCTACTGGCCGCCGGGGCACACTGTCCGCGCCGACAACGACACCGAACTGGTGCTCTTCAGCCCGCAGCACGAACACAGTATGGTTATGGACCATATGCTTAAGAAGCTTAACGGCTAA
- a CDS encoding transglutaminase-like domain-containing protein — protein sequence MMRRVCALLFSLLLGGCALYGAEGSHRYLVTQQFVIDGPGLKLWVPLPLESGYQKASDLAVEGNFERKAVNADSTYGAQMLHLAFAPQQKHNTATVRFTVEVHDRKADFNRSGVKASTEELAPYRAGSEHIRIDGVVKAYAERITTGETDDLQKARRIYDWTVQNMFRDPKTRGCGLGDAYQSLESGYLGGKCADVSAVFVALLRAAGIPAREVFGIRVAKSKYSKAYGVKSADITTAQHCRAEFYIEGTGWIPADPADVTKLILVEGLDRDSERVKAEAERQFGNWEMNWFAYNSARDFVLTPAPVQFPLSIFSYPYAERGDEPLDYYSPKNFTYTITVKELP from the coding sequence ATGATGCGACGCGTCTGCGCACTCCTCTTCTCTCTTCTACTCGGCGGCTGCGCTCTCTACGGCGCCGAAGGAAGCCACCGCTACCTTGTGACCCAGCAGTTCGTGATCGACGGGCCCGGACTCAAGCTCTGGGTGCCGCTGCCGCTCGAGAGCGGTTACCAGAAGGCCTCGGACCTTGCCGTCGAGGGAAACTTCGAACGCAAAGCGGTCAACGCCGACAGCACGTACGGCGCGCAGATGCTCCACCTCGCCTTTGCGCCGCAACAGAAGCACAACACGGCGACGGTCCGCTTTACCGTCGAGGTGCATGACCGCAAGGCCGACTTCAACCGCAGCGGTGTGAAGGCGAGCACCGAAGAGCTGGCCCCCTACCGTGCCGGAAGCGAGCATATCCGCATCGACGGCGTGGTCAAAGCGTACGCCGAGAGGATCACCACCGGGGAAACAGACGACCTGCAGAAGGCGCGCCGCATCTACGACTGGACGGTGCAGAACATGTTCCGCGACCCCAAAACGCGGGGCTGCGGGCTGGGTGACGCCTACCAGAGCCTCGAATCGGGCTACCTCGGGGGCAAATGCGCCGACGTGAGCGCCGTCTTCGTCGCCCTGCTGCGCGCCGCGGGCATCCCGGCGCGGGAGGTCTTCGGCATCCGTGTTGCCAAGTCGAAGTACTCCAAAGCCTACGGCGTCAAGAGCGCCGACATCACCACCGCCCAGCACTGCCGCGCGGAGTTCTACATCGAGGGGACCGGATGGATTCCCGCCGACCCGGCGGACGTGACCAAGCTGATCCTCGTCGAGGGGCTCGATCGTGACAGCGAACGGGTCAAGGCGGAGGCCGAGCGGCAGTTCGGCAACTGGGAGATGAACTGGTTCGCCTACAACAGCGCGCGCGACTTCGTACTCACCCCCGCACCGGTGCAGTTCCCGCTGAGCATCTTCTCCTATCCCTATGCCGAACGGGGCGATGAGCCGCTGGACTACTACAGCCCGAAAAACTTTACCTACACTATCACGGTAAAGGAGCTTCCGTGA
- a CDS encoding heavy metal-associated domain-containing protein, with translation MRPLLLLGLPLWLWGETLSLYEVPKMHCPLCTVAVKKSLKALDGVHRAEVRLNTKEARVWHDDALSNAALSEAISKTGYEGILVSREPIEAP, from the coding sequence ATGAGACCCCTGCTGCTGCTCGGACTGCCGCTGTGGCTCTGGGGCGAGACCCTGAGCCTCTACGAGGTGCCGAAGATGCACTGCCCGCTCTGCACCGTCGCCGTCAAGAAGAGCCTCAAAGCGCTCGACGGCGTCCACAGGGCCGAAGTGCGCCTCAACACCAAAGAGGCCAGGGTGTGGCACGACGACGCCCTGAGCAATGCGGCCCTCTCCGAGGCGATTTCAAAAACGGGCTACGAGGGTATTCTCGTCTCCCGGGAACCGATCGAAGCACCTTAA